One window from the genome of Prochlorococcus marinus CUG1438 encodes:
- a CDS encoding carboxysome peptide A yields MLICKVVKPLVSTNRIPGFEHKHLQVVLDGSSSKVAVDAVGCKPGDWVICVGSSAAREAAGSKSYPSDLTIVGIIDHWDPDKA; encoded by the coding sequence ATGTTAATTTGTAAGGTTGTAAAACCACTTGTTTCTACCAATAGAATTCCTGGTTTTGAACATAAGCATCTACAAGTTGTATTGGATGGTTCATCAAGTAAGGTTGCAGTAGATGCTGTTGGCTGTAAGCCAGGGGATTGGGTTATTTGTGTTGGAAGTTCTGCTGCTAGGGAAGCTGCAGGAAGCAAATCATATCCAAGTGATTTAACTATTGTAGGAATAATAGATCATTGGGATCCTGACAAAGCATAA
- a CDS encoding DUF3136 domain-containing protein has protein sequence MSAAKLNIDELEAGYPLFCKALRLLILKGNSVKDIEKTVCWGHLETLNRCLPGRYKAPKYLMALIKRDIAKPNNY, from the coding sequence ATGTCAGCAGCAAAGCTAAATATAGATGAATTAGAAGCAGGCTATCCTTTATTTTGTAAAGCGCTAAGACTATTAATTTTAAAAGGGAACTCAGTTAAAGATATAGAAAAAACTGTATGTTGGGGTCATCTCGAAACTCTTAACAGATGTCTGCCAGGAAGATATAAGGCCCCAAAATATTTAATGGCTTTAATTAAAAGAGATATTGCCAAGCCAAATAATTATTAA
- a CDS encoding carboxysome shell carbonic anhydrase translates to MPLRGLAKAKNFTLGPTAPMKTFTENIHIQTKESNNFRNSGKSHKLTNNIQNENLYKYESKIKSDFDEIVPTLKEIARIQHHEDFIKKAQTISRKNLGIDLPLHILDKSWVKPLDMRALYAWCAFKQHEKLSDNFFNNDPLEGAAGSRDAEDFEKFLLDCGIHLLDITPCSDGRLAHSVAYVMRIPFSSVRRRSHAGALFDIENTVNRWVKTEHKRFRENIPNEAHKDTRYLKVVTYHFSSVDPLHQGCAAHGSNDELAAGEGRNKLYAFKEAVENSFCCGASVDLMLIGLDTDTDSLKIHLSTSDGNIDLEKTISTLDIYNSTINFSKEDAEKEICQIISEHSSKEKLQGLEKFMYKLIVNNISQIDYVKSFYNGSYEDIGHAERFIGVGIGFKEVHLRNLTYFAHLDTVEEGAPDLDVGVKIFTGLNVSQDLPIPVVIRFDYSGKVPGAKERAIKDCERVNNAISLRYKDLVNQGLLHTCSTIRDRDNIHSAQIIGMSLDKKSEEAH, encoded by the coding sequence ATGCCTTTAAGAGGACTGGCTAAAGCCAAGAACTTCACATTGGGGCCAACAGCTCCAATGAAAACTTTTACGGAAAATATTCATATACAAACTAAAGAATCAAATAATTTTAGAAATTCAGGAAAGTCTCACAAATTAACTAATAATATTCAGAATGAGAATTTGTACAAGTATGAAAGCAAAATAAAAAGTGATTTTGACGAAATTGTTCCAACTCTTAAGGAAATTGCACGAATACAACATCATGAAGATTTTATAAAAAAGGCTCAGACAATATCTAGAAAAAATTTGGGAATTGATTTACCCCTTCATATATTAGATAAGTCTTGGGTAAAACCTCTTGATATGAGAGCTTTATATGCATGGTGTGCTTTCAAACAGCATGAGAAACTTAGTGATAATTTTTTTAATAATGATCCACTTGAAGGTGCTGCCGGAAGTAGGGATGCGGAAGACTTTGAGAAATTTCTTTTAGATTGTGGAATACATTTACTTGATATAACTCCTTGTTCAGATGGGAGATTAGCTCATTCAGTTGCTTATGTCATGAGAATACCTTTTAGTTCAGTAAGAAGGAGATCCCATGCTGGAGCACTGTTTGATATCGAAAATACAGTAAATCGATGGGTAAAAACTGAACATAAAAGATTTAGAGAGAATATTCCTAATGAAGCTCATAAAGATACCAGGTACTTAAAAGTTGTAACCTATCATTTTAGTTCAGTAGATCCTTTGCATCAGGGATGTGCAGCTCATGGGAGTAATGACGAGTTAGCTGCAGGAGAAGGTAGAAATAAACTTTATGCTTTCAAAGAGGCTGTAGAGAATAGCTTTTGCTGCGGAGCATCTGTGGATTTAATGTTGATTGGACTTGATACAGACACTGATTCATTGAAAATTCATTTGTCAACTAGTGATGGCAATATAGATTTAGAAAAAACTATTTCTACATTAGATATTTATAATTCAACAATTAATTTTTCGAAAGAGGATGCAGAGAAAGAAATTTGTCAAATAATTTCTGAGCATTCTTCAAAAGAAAAACTTCAGGGTCTGGAAAAATTTATGTATAAATTAATTGTCAATAATATTTCTCAAATTGACTATGTTAAGAGTTTCTATAATGGTTCTTATGAAGATATTGGTCATGCAGAGAGGTTTATTGGAGTAGGCATTGGTTTCAAAGAAGTTCATCTCAGAAATTTAACTTATTTTGCTCATTTAGATACGGTCGAAGAAGGGGCGCCAGATTTAGATGTAGGAGTGAAGATTTTTACTGGATTAAATGTCTCTCAAGATCTACCCATTCCAGTAGTTATAAGATTTGATTACTCTGGCAAAGTACCTGGTGCAAAAGAGAGAGCAATAAAAGATTGTGAAAGAGTTAATAATGCGATATCACTTAGATATAAAGATTTAGTTAATCAAGGATTGTTACATACTTGCTCTACTATTAGAGATAGGGACAACATTCATTCCGCCCAAATTATTGGAATGTCTTTAGATAAAAAATCAGAGGAGGCTCACTAA
- a CDS encoding 4a-hydroxytetrahydrobiopterin dehydratase — protein sequence MWTERESPLRIEKRFEFEKYSKISKFMERIEKLCKERDIYPNISFGKNFVSLSIFLESKAISIKEKDFSKDIDKFYLED from the coding sequence ATGTGGACTGAAAGAGAATCACCCTTGAGGATTGAAAAAAGATTTGAATTTGAGAAATACTCAAAAATTAGTAAATTCATGGAGAGAATTGAGAAATTATGTAAAGAAAGGGATATCTATCCAAATATCAGCTTCGGTAAGAATTTTGTAAGTCTCTCAATATTTCTAGAAAGTAAAGCTATATCCATCAAGGAAAAGGACTTTTCAAAAGATATAGATAAATTTTATTTAGAAGATTAA
- a CDS encoding carboxysome peptide B, producing the protein MEIMKVLGRMVCTQRVPGLGHMNLRILENNKGKKLVAVDPVGAREGNWVFTASGSAARFACPNPEVQTDLTIGGIIDYWESD; encoded by the coding sequence GTGGAAATCATGAAGGTACTAGGAAGAATGGTATGTACTCAAAGAGTTCCTGGCTTGGGCCATATGAATTTAAGAATTTTGGAAAATAACAAGGGAAAGAAGTTAGTTGCTGTTGATCCTGTAGGGGCAAGAGAGGGGAACTGGGTTTTTACAGCTAGTGGCTCTGCTGCGAGATTTGCTTGCCCTAATCCAGAAGTTCAAACAGATTTAACTATTGGCGGGATTATTGATTATTGGGAGAGTGACTAA
- a CDS encoding RidA family protein, with amino-acid sequence MSPKQVIKTSNAPDPVGPYNQAIKAGNFIYCSGQIAIDPALNEITCSGDIEKETIQVLKNLSAVLKAGGAKIEDVIKTTIYLTDLSNFQIVNKIYGDFFDKENPPARACVEVSSLPKGVQVEIDCVAFLD; translated from the coding sequence ATGTCCCCCAAACAAGTAATTAAAACATCAAATGCTCCGGATCCAGTCGGACCTTATAATCAAGCAATAAAGGCTGGTAATTTTATCTATTGTTCTGGTCAAATTGCTATTGACCCAGCTTTAAATGAAATAACATGTTCAGGTGATATAGAGAAGGAAACTATTCAAGTTTTAAAAAATCTTTCAGCAGTTCTTAAAGCTGGTGGAGCAAAAATAGAGGATGTAATAAAAACGACTATTTATTTAACCGACCTTAGTAATTTTCAAATTGTCAATAAAATATATGGTGATTTTTTTGATAAAGAGAATCCTCCAGCAAGGGCCTGTGTGGAAGTTTCATCTCTACCAAAAGGAGTTCAAGTTGAGATAGATTGCGTCGCATTTCTAGATTAA
- a CDS encoding CsoS2 family carboxysome shell protein translates to MSKKTSREIALERRKAMSDSGKKAAAYSSTTKDRVRSSEDIQISGTQSSSNNQNISKPATKHIPKSQVTRKSSSTTLSSKDLVIERRKAMSTHGKSAITSSDRTRTDVKKEIPVNTVKSTINKNQEVQNSHNMEAKTSKPNVKRRINQKRKPITNTSRDIVLARREAQSKHGKSASKQNTSAASLARRGDPDLSSREISQRVRELRSKTGATGKKGNGKCRPCGPNKNGAKQNIADASWKVGTSETDSGQKVTGTQANRSVKTTGNEASTCRTVTGTQYMGAEVADQFCQDRPSYKQPLRSTVTATTSGNKVTGNEVGRSEKVTGDEPGTCKNLTGTEYVSANQSQKYCGDIPKNPSKVKHSTTIDGLKVSGSLPGRSNLVTGDESGSGHQLTGDQYLGSEPNPQGKVFEKVGSYNTLNGNNVTGTGVGRSDHMTGNEHGSCKNITGDEYIGSQQYEKFCGSKPKPEARKVGLSLSSKSNLISGTMTGRSKIVTGDEPGSCKVLTGTPYAGLDQINENCSTEISEDVKSRTTVNSGNNSNARLTGQQPGIGGVMTGAKKGACKNLTGTPYVGGDQFSKTCDNPPHDTEYANPEKSAGNSWNEFSVKSPSRDKYSEKNTQGVTGNEYENGSKVTGPFDMAVDKVTGTEKFRFEPNKNITYKQKMEIEETDRAANTPEKRVASRITGEGQSVGNVTGDDWDRGDKVTGTEGASSRKRNPSRAGFTSAMPPLEIKRNEDLEKPDFLITGSSGNTREGQLVTFSGGARG, encoded by the coding sequence ATGTCAAAAAAAACCAGTAGAGAGATTGCACTAGAACGAAGAAAGGCGATGAGTGATAGCGGCAAAAAAGCTGCTGCTTATTCTTCCACTACTAAAGACAGAGTTCGATCTTCTGAAGATATACAGATTTCTGGTACTCAGTCTTCTTCTAATAATCAAAATATTTCTAAACCAGCTACAAAACATATTCCAAAAAGTCAGGTTACTAGAAAGTCCTCTTCAACAACTTTATCTAGTAAAGACTTAGTAATCGAGAGAAGAAAGGCAATGTCTACTCATGGTAAATCTGCTATAACTTCATCTGATAGAACCCGTACCGATGTTAAAAAAGAAATTCCCGTAAATACAGTAAAATCAACCATAAATAAAAATCAAGAAGTTCAGAATTCACATAATATGGAAGCTAAAACATCAAAACCAAATGTCAAAAGAAGAATTAATCAGAAGAGAAAGCCTATTACTAATACAAGTAGAGATATTGTTTTAGCAAGAAGAGAAGCTCAATCTAAACACGGTAAATCAGCATCAAAACAAAATACTAGTGCAGCTTCTTTAGCTAGAAGGGGAGACCCAGATCTAAGTAGTAGAGAAATTTCTCAGAGAGTAAGAGAGCTAAGAAGTAAAACTGGTGCCACAGGTAAAAAAGGCAATGGTAAATGTAGACCATGTGGTCCAAATAAGAATGGAGCCAAACAAAATATTGCCGATGCTAGTTGGAAAGTTGGCACAAGTGAAACTGATTCAGGTCAAAAAGTCACTGGTACACAAGCAAATAGATCTGTAAAAACTACAGGTAATGAAGCAAGTACATGCAGAACAGTCACTGGTACACAATATATGGGAGCAGAAGTAGCTGATCAATTTTGTCAAGATAGACCAAGTTATAAACAACCACTTAGATCTACTGTTACCGCAACAACATCAGGTAACAAAGTAACTGGGAACGAAGTTGGCAGATCTGAGAAGGTCACAGGAGATGAGCCAGGAACTTGTAAAAACCTTACAGGTACTGAATATGTATCTGCTAATCAATCACAGAAGTATTGTGGTGATATCCCAAAAAATCCTTCAAAGGTTAAACATAGTACTACCATCGATGGTTTAAAAGTATCCGGATCTCTTCCTGGTAGGTCAAATCTAGTTACTGGAGATGAATCAGGTTCTGGACATCAGTTAACAGGAGATCAATATCTTGGCTCTGAGCCAAATCCACAAGGTAAAGTATTTGAAAAAGTTGGCAGTTACAACACTCTTAATGGGAATAATGTAACTGGTACAGGTGTAGGAAGATCAGATCATATGACAGGTAACGAACATGGGAGTTGCAAAAATATAACAGGTGATGAGTACATAGGGTCTCAACAATATGAGAAGTTTTGCGGTTCCAAACCAAAACCTGAAGCTAGAAAAGTAGGTTTAAGCCTTTCATCAAAGTCTAATTTGATAAGTGGTACTATGACAGGAAGATCAAAAATCGTAACTGGAGATGAACCCGGCTCATGCAAAGTTTTAACGGGAACACCATACGCTGGCTTAGATCAGATTAATGAAAATTGTAGTACTGAGATTTCTGAAGATGTGAAATCTCGAACGACAGTTAATTCTGGAAATAATTCAAATGCAAGACTTACAGGTCAGCAACCAGGGATTGGCGGAGTAATGACAGGTGCAAAGAAAGGTGCTTGTAAGAATCTAACAGGGACTCCTTATGTTGGTGGAGATCAGTTCTCAAAAACTTGTGATAATCCTCCACATGATACTGAGTATGCAAATCCTGAAAAGTCAGCAGGTAATTCTTGGAACGAATTCTCTGTTAAATCTCCATCAAGAGACAAATATTCTGAAAAAAATACTCAAGGTGTTACTGGGAATGAATATGAAAATGGTTCAAAGGTAACAGGGCCCTTTGATATGGCAGTTGATAAGGTCACTGGCACTGAAAAATTTAGATTCGAACCGAATAAAAATATTACTTATAAACAAAAAATGGAAATTGAAGAGACAGATCGTGCTGCAAATACACCAGAGAAAAGAGTTGCATCTAGGATTACTGGTGAAGGACAATCAGTTGGAAACGTAACTGGTGATGATTGGGATCGTGGTGATAAGGTGACAGGTACAGAGGGAGCTTCTTCAAGAAAGAGAAATCCATCGAGAGCAGGATTTACTAGCGCAATGCCCCCTTTAGAGATTAAGAGAAATGAGGATTTAGAAAAACCGGATTTCTTGATAACTGGATCTAGTGGTAATACTCGTGAAGGACAACTTGTTACCTTTTCAGGTGGTGCAAGAGGTTAA